From the genome of Rhododendron vialii isolate Sample 1 chromosome 10a, ASM3025357v1:
AATAGAACACACTTAATTAGCTGTAACCTGCCACCATAGGAAATAGTATGATTAGCCCATGACTGAATCCTTCTGATGATCTTTTCCTTCAACTGAGCACAATCTTGGGCTTTGAGCCTAGTAGAGATGGGAGGGACCCCCAAATATTTCACTGGAAGTGACCCTTCTGGAATGGGTAAGATCCTTTGTAAAGCCTCTCTAACAACAACATGAACCCcagcaaagaaaattgaactCTTTTGCAGATTAGGTTGCAACCCTGAGAATGGTAAAAATCAGAGAGAGCATTTGCAAGAAGCTGAAAAGATCCCTCCTCAGCGCCACAAAGAACAAAAAGGTTGTCTGCAAAAATAAGACGTGTGATATTAAGGGCCCTGCACTTAGGATGGAAAACAAAACTACCACTCTGTCTGATCCTGAACTGTAACGGGCAGTGAAGCCTTCAATAACCAGTAAGAAAAGGTAAGGAGATAGGGGGTCTCCTTGCCTAATTATATGAAGTGGGGTATTTGTGTCAAGAGTTGTGAGACAAGTGAGTGGATGAGATTTAAGAGTGAGGGCCTAGCCAAATAATTCGAACGGTGGAATTGAGTGAGTTGAGTTAAATCATGGGGGTGTTTGAGCTATAATTCGGTGGCAGTAATTGGTGTAGTTGGAGTTGTGTGGTTGTGCTTATATTTGCTTTTGTATACGTATTTGCCTGATAGGAAAGGTGTAGGTtaaagagataaagagaaaagtGAGGAAGCAGAGGAGTGTGAGAACGTGGGAACCCCTAATGTGGGGGGGGAGTTTCCCCCACCCCCACATGTGCTGtgcaagtgagagagagagagagagagagagagagagagagagagaggacagtGAGAGAGTGAATGTGTGAGCTATGAGGAGTGAGTTTGTGTTACGTAATTCTGTGTTTGATTGATAAAAGTTAGTTTTTGTGGAAATAATCTCTTTTACCCATCATTAAGAAGCTCTGTTCTAAAAATCGGTCTAGGTGGCTGATTAGTCGgcacctatgaagcaccgacacctctagacgTCGAAGAATTGCAGTgtcaggacacggggacacggcgggacacctcggagatacgtatgggacacgccacgtggtgtgtcccatgttttaatattaaattttgagggggacacggctggggacacaaCGGGACACCGCTTGTCCCGCtagggacacggcggggacactgATGGGGACACGGTAGGGGccaaattgcaatttttttaaaattttgggggccaaattgtaattattgaaaaattgggggtcaaactgtaatttttttataaaaaatttggggccaaattataaatttttttaaaatttctgggtgttaaactataattatttatttatatatatatatataaataaataaataaatatacacatggcgtgtcccccgctgtgtccgtgtctccatttttttagaattcccgtgtcccggtgtcggtttcggtgtttgtgtccgtgtcggtgcatcataggtCAGCACCTAAATAAAAATCGGCCTAGGCTCTAACTTGTTAGCTGCCTAGGGAGCTAGTTGGTCGGCCTCTCCTGCCCCTACTAGCACCTagcgagttttagaacactcaAGAAGAAGGCTATGAGGATTGACTCAGTTGGTACTTGGTAGGAGAAAGTGAGCCATATTAAAGGAAACAAAAGTTATGTGCACCATTTGCAATGTATACAAATCTTgaagtctttattttttcttcttaaattaccaaaaaatgataaaatgataaaaccTCGAATTGTGTTTTGGTAAGATATTCTTTTGTACCATATTTCACGTTGAGCCTACATGTGATGTTTGCAGGGACAGGAAATAAAAAGTTACATGTTTAATTTGACCGAACACATTATTCATGTTTGATGGTAGTagatttttgggaaaaaaaccgaaatggtcactgtagttaagtgtttgtgtcaacttggtccctgcagttttaattggctcgatttacactatgtactttccattttgttcaaacttggtccaattactaactgcaGTTAGCCTTTTTAATGCCAAACGCGAATGGGTCCCTTTTCTGGGGTTAAAACAAGAATTCTCCTATTCCCCTCTTGCCTTAATATACCTTTGAACCAAATTACAGCTCATTATTCCATTCCTAATGTTAATCATTGGTATTAAGTTTGGATTTTGGTAATGAGcaaaatttggttatagttttctaaaaaaaaaaaaaaaaattgccctccaattcagcattttcatgattaGCCATGACGCAGCATAACCACTGGTATAAATActaagatgccttatttttctgcatagtactttgaacttaacttaaatctgaaaattttgtccttatttgaatttttttcgcatttgttaattttgcgtcaaacttttgtgggttattgatttgtctcgacgagaggaatcggaaaagtaaattttattttacttttacccaagtattttgaaaaataatcactttttagaaagaaaaaaaaaagacattttgacactaaaaagtggttatttctcaaaatacttgggtaaaaagtaaaaaaaattacttttccgattcctctcgtcgagacgaatcaacaaCCCATAAAattttggcgcaaaactaacaaatacaaaaaaaattcaaatatagaCAAAATTTCCAGATTTAAGTTCAAAAGAATGCAACCttaaaatgcatatagaaccatgtacaaaagtcacaacatgatatagatccaaaagtcgCAACATGATAAAgaaaccatgtccaaaagtcagaatattacataaactcagttccaaatttagcaagtcataacctaatacatagacataacaaaccactcaactaaGTTACattaaacctaacttaacagcccaagtggttacaaaaaatagtgccctgttattccattcattttcctacacttggcccatgcactgattcCTAATAAGGAATGTTGAAGTTTGAGTAGTCCCACAGAGGGAATGggagaattactgttttaaccccaGAAAAGGGGCCCATTTGTGTTTTGCGTTAAAAAGGctaacggcagttagtaataggatcaagttggaacaaaaggggaagtacagagtgtaaattgaGCCAATTAAAACTATAGGGACcgagttgacacaaacacttaactacagggaccatttcGGGTTTTTtccctagattttttttcttaagatTGCATGCATCTACAAATTTAACTCTtggtttaatatttttttctattagAATGGATATGGATGTGGAAGATTGTATGTATCTACAATTGTATAGGACTACAGCTTTATAATGAAGTAGGttgattgaaaatttttaatttatttttcttagaatTTCTTTGCAATATGTATTGGCAGAAATTAATAGCTATCCTTTATTTGTtgccaaaagaagaaataatgcTCGCCCACCAGTGTTAAAATTGTGCATCTGTCCTTGAATGCAGGCATTTCGAAAAGCAATCGGAGTTCGAATCAAGGAAGAGACGGAGGTGATTGAAGGAGAGGTGGTGGAGATTCAGATTGATAGGCCGGCGACATCGGGAGCGGCGTCGAAGACGGGGAAGTTGACGCTAAAGACGACAGAGATGGAGACGGTGTATGATTTGGGGGCAAAGATGATTGAGGCATTGGGAAAGGATAAGGTGCAGAGTGGGGATGTGATTGCGATTGATAAGGCTTCGGGGAAGATTACGAAGCTTGGGAGGTCGTTTTCGAGGTCTAGGGATTACGATGCGATGGGGCCGCAGACCAAGTTCGTGCAGTGTCCAGATGGGGAATTGCAGAAGCGGAAGGAGGTTGTGCATTGCGTTACGCTTCATGAGATTGATGTGATCAACAGCAGGTATTGTCGTGTCTGTGGCTTGTTGGTATTAATGAGCTGGAGTTTGTTAGATGTCAACTGGGTTGTTTGTCGGGTTTTACTATAGTCATTGTTGATGATCCTGCTGTCTTTGAAATTTGGTATCAGAGTTCTAACCTTTAGAGAACTATCAACATGTTAAACTAATCTGCATCTTTTACTTATAAAGTAAGGTTTTTTTAAGATTCAAAAttggaatttattttttgcttttgctgCTTCTTCTCATGATGCTGCTTTTGAGGGTGGAAAGTATTTGCCTATGGCCTACTACATTCAAAGAACATACCATAAGTTGCtgtcacacttttttttttctctctctctcaagatcaAGCCATTGCCACACTTCCATCAACATGAATAGCACAGtatggttttctttttaatgGACATCCAGTTAACCTTGTGTGCCATAGCCTAGACCCTAGTAAGTTTGCTGAATTTTGATTACACACTCTTATAGCCGTTTTGTTTGTGGGCTGATGTGTTATATTGCTATTGCTGTAGATTGACAATTACATCCAAGTATGTGTGTGGTTTACATAGTTTTACATCTTCACCCCCTGCTTCCAGGTGTTTCTGCAActaacacttatttttttgacgTATTGAAATTCTCGCATGATTGTATGCGGTCAAAATATCTCTTTTGCACCAGAAGATTGAGAGGCCTTTCTTGATTAGTTTTTTCTTGCCCAGAACCCACACAATTATTACTACCGGTGACCTGTGGTCGTTGTTTCCTAATGAGTCTTGCTGCAGATTGGTATCATTGTATCAGCAGAAATCTCATTTAGCTTGAGATATAGGGGAAGGGGAAAATGGTAGTTACATTCTATAGAAGGGTTTTTACATACTTGTGTTTGGTTTTTACATACTTGTGTTTGATGCTAGAATGATTACCTACccacaatgttctaaaagtcgctagacGCTAGTCAGGCGGTTGGCCACGTTCGAgagattaatcggcgattaatcaatgcatattaattagtaatcggcgatcAATTGTTAGttggacctaatcggataggccctgCCAGCGATTAATTAGCGACTAATCgtgattaattccttgttttagaacactgcctaCCCAAGGattaacaaaaagagagaaaacgtAAGGAATCATAAATGGTTCTATTTTAACATTGATGCCAGTCCTTTGTGCAAGCCTTTGATAACAGGCTTATGTATGTTTTTGCAAGATATGTGGATGATATGATCTTTTATGTAAGTTGCACGAAGGATGTTAGCGTCTATGTAGCAGGGACACTTCGTCAAAGGTCACGTACCGGTGTCGGACCGACACTCACCGGACACGTGTCCGACACTCATTTCCAAGTGTCCTAGTTTTTTTATCAATGTTTTCCATTTGGACACTCCGGGGACACTTTAAAATGCTCCGGACActcttggacacttggaaaacAAGTCGgggttgataaaaaaaacattaggaTCTAATTAAAACTTAGggaagtcatattttttgggtGACGGATGATGGTTTATTGGTTAAAAAAGCCCACAAATGATCAAATGCTTTTAGTCGAAATACTTTTATGAATGATATGATGATGGTTATAATGTAACGTATATGTGGTGGTGCTTATTTATTATTAGAACcttaattgttttactttttcttcatgTGATAGTTTACATATATGTTTTTTAAAATGTGTCCCCTAACGTGCCgtgtcctccatttttttttaaaaattcgcgTGTTGGAGTGTCGGTGTCGTGCTACATAGGTTAGCATTATATTAGAGCAGTATGTCTGATTGTTGGTGCTTTGGAAATACTTTGAAGTGCTTATTCCTGTTTGCAGATCTCTTGTATGTGTATTTGCTTAAAATTAAATGGTTAATGTGTTATTACAGATTTGGCACTTCGTAGCTTATCTGGGCGCATAAAAAAGAAAGGCGGAAAAATGCCGAGGAGCTGAAGTATGGATAGTTATAAAGGGTGTTGTATCTGTAACAGATATCGGTACTCCTATGAGAGGCTGATATATTCCCGGTTACATAACTGATTCATGCAAAAGTATTCTGGTGTCTAGGTCGTGTACACAGTTTCTAGGAAATTGAGATTGGTTCATATTTACTTAACATTAGAGTGTGATTATAGAATCTAATTTCTAACTACAATGATAGTATCTGAGTACACTGCATCCGTAGAGAACAAGAAAATATTAAGATTCTGTAGAATTTCACTTACTTAATGGGTGAGAATTCCATTGTTAGCCATTGCAATGTGTTCTTAACCATGTATCTAACTTCATTTGATTGTTCTTTTAGGTTTTTAATCATATACAGTCAAAGTGATTGGCTTCTTAAGCCAAGGGCTATGatacacccaaaaaacaaaacaaagataaaGAAAGAACATTAAAAGCTTCTAAAGGACCAATTTTGGGCACTCTACATGCGGGTTGGGATACATGATAGGTGTCTGTGTCTTTATTTGATTGTTCTTTTAGGTTTTTAATCATATACAGTCAAAGCTATTGGCTTCTTAAGCCAAGGGCTACGACACACCCAAAAAAcgaaacaaagaagaagaaagaaggatacATGATAGTGGAGTTTTATACGTAATTAGGTGTAATACTTACATTGTTTGCATACGCTTAGGAAATGGAAAAGGCATTTAATAAGTGTGAAATCTAGCCGTGTAACAGTGTTTCCATGAACTTTCAATGCATGATTTTCGTTTTTCTgcagaaattaattttttccatGTCACACTCCTTTGCCAGCCAACTTTTAGAATTTTACATATATAGTTGCAGTGTAGACACAAGAACAACATAAGAGTTTGCACATATACGGTATTTTTCTGCCATGAATAGGTCGCAGAACATATGCCAAGCTCCAttgtttctttccctttttcttttctcgtaAGTAAAGATTTTGTTCTCTTCCCTCTCTCCGGTTTGTCTTGGGAGGAAGGTTCAATTGTGTATGGGCTTAAGTAGCTAAGGATGCAGAACAAAGTAACTATCGTGTGTGTTGGGTCTTGACAAAACAGTGGATGTTTAATTTACCCATTCACTGTCTCCTCTGTTTAGACTGTAAGGAGTTCTTCTCTTTTGTTTAGTCTACaaattgaagagtttttttctgtctttttcttcTAAGGAGTTAATATATCACTTGATGGTATTCAACCATTTTCTGCATCCTGAAAGGATAGATGGCCACTCATACAGTAAATGGGATAACTAGATTATGAAATTTAGGTTTCTTGGGAAGTAATCATGGAATATTTATCGTGGGCTTGAAAGAGTGTGAGTCTTGTGTGGTTTTTTGTTGAAGGTTTTGTCATTTTCTAGGAGTTTAACTATTATGAATTGAACTCTCGAGAGTTTGAATTCTTAAGAAGTAAGGCCCATGCTAATTGGTTGAGTTCTCAAATAATCCTGGAGTAACTTTTGGTTTGATACTAATTGGTTGAGTTCTCATGAAATAAGGCTGAGCATCACCTTCATTTTTGTTCCCGATTCTTAGCTTTCTTTCTATCTCCTTTGAATTTCAGAACGCAGGGATTTCTGGCCCTCTTCACTGGTGATACTGGAGAGATCCGAGCTGAAGTGAGGGAGCAAATTGACACAAAGGTTGCAGAGTGGAGGGAGGAAGGAAAGGCAGAGATTGTCCCAGGTGTCCTCTTCATTGATGAAGTCCACATGCTCGACATCGAGTGTTTTTCTTTCCTAAACCGGGCTTTAGAAAATGAAATGGCACCGATACTGGTTGTTGCCACCAACAGGGGTATCACTACAATCCGAGGCACAAACTACAAGTCTCCCCATGGGATTCCAATCGATTTCCTTGACCGCCTCCTCATAATCTCTACACAGCCGTACACAGAAGAAGAAATCCGTAAAATTCTCGACATTAGGTGCCAAGAGGAAGATGTGGACATGTCTGGAGATGCAAAAGTTTTGTTGACAAAGATAGGGGTAGATACCTCATTGAGATATGCC
Proteins encoded in this window:
- the LOC131303490 gene encoding uncharacterized protein LOC131303490 — encoded protein: MAELKLSETRDLTRIERIGAHSHIRGLGLDSTLEPRSVSEGMVGQTSARKAAGVIVQMVKEGKIAGRAVLLAGQPGTGKTAIAMGMAKSLGLETPFAMLAGSELFSLEMSKTEALMQAFRKAIGVRIKEETEVIEGEVVEIQIDRPATSGAASKTGKLTLKTTEMETVYDLGAKMIEALGKDKVQSGDVIAIDKASGKITKLGRSFSRSRDYDAMGPQTKFVQCPDGELQKRKEVVHCVTLHEIDVINSRTQGFLALFTGDTGEIRAEVREQIDTKVAEWREEGKAEIVPGVLFIDEVHMLDIECFSFLNRALENEMAPILVVATNRGITTIRGTNYKSPHGIPIDFLDRLLIISTQPYTEEEIRKILDIRCQEEDVDMSGDAKVLLTKIGVDTSLRYAIHLITSAALACQKRKGKVVEMEDISRVYELFWDVKRSTQYLMEYQSQYMFNEAPTGEADEDEANAMVS